Part of the Gammaproteobacteria bacterium genome, GTTACAAGGTCTAGCCGGTGCGCCGCGACAACAGCGAGCGTGGTGCCGGCTTCCAAATGCACGTTCGGCGCAGCAGTCGATCGTGCCGCTTACGTGCGGCTCGCCTCGCTCACGTGACATAATGAGGCCATTACGCGGACCGCCGTATAACCTGTTGCTGACTCCAACTCCATGAACCTTGCAAAACTTGGCGCGCCGTTGCTGGAACGCGTGCTTAACGCCTATTTGAGCGTTGACCGCGAGAGTGCTGCGCGCCTGGCGACGATCTCCGGCAAGCTGATCGCAATCGAGCTTGTCGGGCCAAACGTGACCTTGCTGGTGCGTCCGCTGGCAGGCCGAGTGCAGGTGAGTGCGCATCCGGCGTTCGAACCCGATACTGTCATCCGTGGCTCGCCGTTGGCGCTCACGCGGGCCGGCGCGTCGAATGCGGCAAGCGTCGGCCTGCCGGGCGAAGGTGTGGAAATCCGCGGCGACGCCGAAACCGCGCGGATCTTTCAGAGCGTGCTCGCCAGTGTGGAAATCGACTGGGAAGAATGGCTGGC contains:
- a CDS encoding SCP2 sterol-binding domain-containing protein, yielding MNLAKLGAPLLERVLNAYLSVDRESAARLATISGKLIAIELVGPNVTLLVRPLAGRVQVSAHPAFEPDTVIRGSPLALTRAGASNAASVGLPGEGVEIRGDAETARIFQSVLASVEIDWEEWLAERIGDIPAHQAGNAARGLMTGVTGALDKLRMNVSEYLQEEARVVPTRIEIEQFLDEIDLLRGEVDRLEARVERLARPSPAPRDPTD